The following coding sequences lie in one Cannabis sativa cultivar Pink pepper isolate KNU-18-1 chromosome 5, ASM2916894v1, whole genome shotgun sequence genomic window:
- the LOC115716433 gene encoding protein HLB1 isoform X4: MSDDHHDEPPVQQNGGLESEPLPIQEPETVPTPEPQSESNSESQQETEADSDPKLNASTGETSIRSNDDSATQETVYPELRKDQGNRTFTMRELLNGLKTDQGNDSTANDTSSLYSQETPHQEGTDQNNAAMDLINSVTGVDEEGRSRQRVLTFAAKRYASAIERDPEDYDALYNWALVLQESADNVSPDATSPSKDALLEEACRKYDEATRLCPTLHDAFYNWAIAISDRAKMRGRTKEAEELWKQATKNYEKAVQLNWNSPQALNNWGLALQELSAIVPAREKQTIVRTAISKFRAAIQLQFDFHRAIYNLGTVLYGLAEDTLRTGGSGNPKDVSPNELYSQSAIYIAAAHALKPNYGVYSSALRLVRSMLPLPYLKVGYLTAPPAGNPIAPHNEWKRSQFVLNHEGLQQISVGDQRQGSGLSGMSGDAAKMDKKAIRVDVPDIVSVSACADLTLPPGAGLCIDTVQGTVFLVADSWESLDGWLDGIRLVYTIYARNKSDVLAVK, translated from the exons ATGTCCGACGACCACCACGATGAACCACCGGTTCAGCAGAACGGAGGCCTGGAATCTGAGCCACTGCCAATTCAAGAACCTGAAACTGTACCAACACCGGAGCCACAATCTGAATCAAATTCGGAGTCGCAACAAGAAACGGAAGCTGATTCAGATCCGAAATTGAACGCATCCACCGGAGAAACCTCGATCCGATCCAATGATGACTCCGCCACACAAGAGACTGTTTATCCTGAGCTGCGTAAGGACCAAGGGAATCGAACATTCACCATGAGAGAGTTGCTTAATGGTCTCAAAACTGATCAGGGGAACGATTCTACCGCTAATGATACATCATCTCTTTACag TCAAGAAACTCCTCATCAAGAAGGCACAGATCAGAACAATGCTGCAATGGACTTGATTAATAGCGTCACGGGTGTTGATGAAGAAGGTCGTTCACGCCAAAGAGTTCTTACATTTGCTGCCAAGAG GTATGCAAGTGCAATAGAGAGAGATCCAGAAGATTACGATGCACTGTACAATTGGGCATTGGTTCTTCAG GAAAGTGCTGATAATGTTAGTCCAGATGCTACCTCACCTTCTAAAGATGCTTTACTTGAGGAAGCTTGTAGAAAATATGATGAAGCTACTCGCCTTTGCCCAACACTTCATGAT GCCTTTTATAATTGGGCCATAGCAATATCTGATAGAGCAAAAATGCGTGGCCGTACAAAGGAAGCTGAAGAGTTATGGAAACAG GCTACAAAAAACTATGAAAAGGCTGTCCAGCTTAATTGGAACAGCCCACAG GCACTTAATAACTGGGGACTTGCTCTGCAG gaaCTGAGTGCAATCGTGCCTGCAAGAGAAAAGCAAACGATTGTAAGAACTGCCATTAGTAAG TTCCGTGCAGCTATTCAATTGCAATTTGATTTCCACCGAGCAATTTACAACCTTGGAACTGTTCTG TACGGATTAGCAGAGGACACTCTAAGAACCGGGGGATCTGGCAATCCCAAAGATGTTTCTCCAAATGAGTTGTACAGCCAATCTGCTATATACATTGCAGCTGCTCATGCATTGAAACCAAATTACGGT GTTTATAGTAGTGCCTTACGGCTTGTGCGCTCCATG CTTCCTTTACCCTATCTTAAAGTTGGGTATCTAACTGCACCACCCGCGGGGAATCCCATTGCACCTCATAATGAGTGGAAACGCTCACAATTTGTTTTGAATCACGAAGGCCTTCAACAG ATTAGCGTAGGTGATCAAAGACAAGGATCAGGCTTGTCTGGTATGTCAGGCGATGCAGCCAAGATGGACAAAAAAGCTATCAGAGTTGATGTTCCAGATATTGTTTCTGTATCAGCTTGTGCTGATCTGACTTTACCACCCGGTGCAGGCCTCTGCATCGATACAGTTCAGGGAACTGTCTTTTTG GTTGCTGACTCTTGGGAATCCCTCGACGGGTGGCTCGACGGGATCCGCCTAGTTTACACAATCTACGCACGGAATAAGAGTGATGTACTAGCAG TTAAATAG
- the LOC115716433 gene encoding protein HLB1 isoform X1: MSDDHHDEPPVQQNGGLESEPLPIQEPETVPTPEPQSESNSESQQETEADSDPKLNASTGETSIRSNDDSATQETVYPELRKDQGNRTFTMRELLNGLKTDQGNDSTANDTSSLYSLSTYSYELNSQETPHQEGTDQNNAAMDLINSVTGVDEEGRSRQRVLTFAAKRYASAIERDPEDYDALYNWALVLQESADNVSPDATSPSKDALLEEACRKYDEATRLCPTLHDAFYNWAIAISDRAKMRGRTKEAEELWKQATKNYEKAVQLNWNSPQALNNWGLALQELSAIVPAREKQTIVRTAISKFRAAIQLQFDFHRAIYNLGTVLYGLAEDTLRTGGSGNPKDVSPNELYSQSAIYIAAAHALKPNYGVYSSALRLVRSMLPLPYLKVGYLTAPPAGNPIAPHNEWKRSQFVLNHEGLQQISVGDQRQGSGLSGMSGDAAKMDKKAIRVDVPDIVSVSACADLTLPPGAGLCIDTVQGTVFLVADSWESLDGWLDGIRLVYTIYARNKSDVLAGIIA; this comes from the exons ATGTCCGACGACCACCACGATGAACCACCGGTTCAGCAGAACGGAGGCCTGGAATCTGAGCCACTGCCAATTCAAGAACCTGAAACTGTACCAACACCGGAGCCACAATCTGAATCAAATTCGGAGTCGCAACAAGAAACGGAAGCTGATTCAGATCCGAAATTGAACGCATCCACCGGAGAAACCTCGATCCGATCCAATGATGACTCCGCCACACAAGAGACTGTTTATCCTGAGCTGCGTAAGGACCAAGGGAATCGAACATTCACCATGAGAGAGTTGCTTAATGGTCTCAAAACTGATCAGGGGAACGATTCTACCGCTAATGATACATCATCTCTTTACag TTTGTCTACTTACTCCTATGAATTGAACAGTCAAGAAACTCCTCATCAAGAAGGCACAGATCAGAACAATGCTGCAATGGACTTGATTAATAGCGTCACGGGTGTTGATGAAGAAGGTCGTTCACGCCAAAGAGTTCTTACATTTGCTGCCAAGAG GTATGCAAGTGCAATAGAGAGAGATCCAGAAGATTACGATGCACTGTACAATTGGGCATTGGTTCTTCAG GAAAGTGCTGATAATGTTAGTCCAGATGCTACCTCACCTTCTAAAGATGCTTTACTTGAGGAAGCTTGTAGAAAATATGATGAAGCTACTCGCCTTTGCCCAACACTTCATGAT GCCTTTTATAATTGGGCCATAGCAATATCTGATAGAGCAAAAATGCGTGGCCGTACAAAGGAAGCTGAAGAGTTATGGAAACAG GCTACAAAAAACTATGAAAAGGCTGTCCAGCTTAATTGGAACAGCCCACAG GCACTTAATAACTGGGGACTTGCTCTGCAG gaaCTGAGTGCAATCGTGCCTGCAAGAGAAAAGCAAACGATTGTAAGAACTGCCATTAGTAAG TTCCGTGCAGCTATTCAATTGCAATTTGATTTCCACCGAGCAATTTACAACCTTGGAACTGTTCTG TACGGATTAGCAGAGGACACTCTAAGAACCGGGGGATCTGGCAATCCCAAAGATGTTTCTCCAAATGAGTTGTACAGCCAATCTGCTATATACATTGCAGCTGCTCATGCATTGAAACCAAATTACGGT GTTTATAGTAGTGCCTTACGGCTTGTGCGCTCCATG CTTCCTTTACCCTATCTTAAAGTTGGGTATCTAACTGCACCACCCGCGGGGAATCCCATTGCACCTCATAATGAGTGGAAACGCTCACAATTTGTTTTGAATCACGAAGGCCTTCAACAG ATTAGCGTAGGTGATCAAAGACAAGGATCAGGCTTGTCTGGTATGTCAGGCGATGCAGCCAAGATGGACAAAAAAGCTATCAGAGTTGATGTTCCAGATATTGTTTCTGTATCAGCTTGTGCTGATCTGACTTTACCACCCGGTGCAGGCCTCTGCATCGATACAGTTCAGGGAACTGTCTTTTTG GTTGCTGACTCTTGGGAATCCCTCGACGGGTGGCTCGACGGGATCCGCCTAGTTTACACAATCTACGCACGGAATAAGAGTGATGTACTAGCAGGTATTATAGCATAA
- the LOC115716433 gene encoding protein HLB1 isoform X2: MSDDHHDEPPVQQNGGLESEPLPIQEPETVPTPEPQSESNSESQQETEADSDPKLNASTGETSIRSNDDSATQETVYPELRKDQGNRTFTMRELLNGLKTDQGNDSTANDTSSLYSLSTYSYELNSQETPHQEGTDQNNAAMDLINSVTGVDEEGRSRQRVLTFAAKRYASAIERDPEDYDALYNWALVLQESADNVSPDATSPSKDALLEEACRKYDEATRLCPTLHDAFYNWAIAISDRAKMRGRTKEAEELWKQATKNYEKAVQLNWNSPQALNNWGLALQELSAIVPAREKQTIVRTAISKFRAAIQLQFDFHRAIYNLGTVLYGLAEDTLRTGGSGNPKDVSPNELYSQSAIYIAAAHALKPNYGVYSSALRLVRSMLPLPYLKVGYLTAPPAGNPIAPHNEWKRSQFVLNHEGLQQISVGDQRQGSGLSGMSGDAAKMDKKAIRVDVPDIVSVSACADLTLPPGAGLCIDTVQGTVFLVADSWESLDGWLDGIRLVYTIYARNKSDVLAVK, translated from the exons ATGTCCGACGACCACCACGATGAACCACCGGTTCAGCAGAACGGAGGCCTGGAATCTGAGCCACTGCCAATTCAAGAACCTGAAACTGTACCAACACCGGAGCCACAATCTGAATCAAATTCGGAGTCGCAACAAGAAACGGAAGCTGATTCAGATCCGAAATTGAACGCATCCACCGGAGAAACCTCGATCCGATCCAATGATGACTCCGCCACACAAGAGACTGTTTATCCTGAGCTGCGTAAGGACCAAGGGAATCGAACATTCACCATGAGAGAGTTGCTTAATGGTCTCAAAACTGATCAGGGGAACGATTCTACCGCTAATGATACATCATCTCTTTACag TTTGTCTACTTACTCCTATGAATTGAACAGTCAAGAAACTCCTCATCAAGAAGGCACAGATCAGAACAATGCTGCAATGGACTTGATTAATAGCGTCACGGGTGTTGATGAAGAAGGTCGTTCACGCCAAAGAGTTCTTACATTTGCTGCCAAGAG GTATGCAAGTGCAATAGAGAGAGATCCAGAAGATTACGATGCACTGTACAATTGGGCATTGGTTCTTCAG GAAAGTGCTGATAATGTTAGTCCAGATGCTACCTCACCTTCTAAAGATGCTTTACTTGAGGAAGCTTGTAGAAAATATGATGAAGCTACTCGCCTTTGCCCAACACTTCATGAT GCCTTTTATAATTGGGCCATAGCAATATCTGATAGAGCAAAAATGCGTGGCCGTACAAAGGAAGCTGAAGAGTTATGGAAACAG GCTACAAAAAACTATGAAAAGGCTGTCCAGCTTAATTGGAACAGCCCACAG GCACTTAATAACTGGGGACTTGCTCTGCAG gaaCTGAGTGCAATCGTGCCTGCAAGAGAAAAGCAAACGATTGTAAGAACTGCCATTAGTAAG TTCCGTGCAGCTATTCAATTGCAATTTGATTTCCACCGAGCAATTTACAACCTTGGAACTGTTCTG TACGGATTAGCAGAGGACACTCTAAGAACCGGGGGATCTGGCAATCCCAAAGATGTTTCTCCAAATGAGTTGTACAGCCAATCTGCTATATACATTGCAGCTGCTCATGCATTGAAACCAAATTACGGT GTTTATAGTAGTGCCTTACGGCTTGTGCGCTCCATG CTTCCTTTACCCTATCTTAAAGTTGGGTATCTAACTGCACCACCCGCGGGGAATCCCATTGCACCTCATAATGAGTGGAAACGCTCACAATTTGTTTTGAATCACGAAGGCCTTCAACAG ATTAGCGTAGGTGATCAAAGACAAGGATCAGGCTTGTCTGGTATGTCAGGCGATGCAGCCAAGATGGACAAAAAAGCTATCAGAGTTGATGTTCCAGATATTGTTTCTGTATCAGCTTGTGCTGATCTGACTTTACCACCCGGTGCAGGCCTCTGCATCGATACAGTTCAGGGAACTGTCTTTTTG GTTGCTGACTCTTGGGAATCCCTCGACGGGTGGCTCGACGGGATCCGCCTAGTTTACACAATCTACGCACGGAATAAGAGTGATGTACTAGCAG TTAAATAG
- the LOC115716433 gene encoding protein HLB1 isoform X3, with amino-acid sequence MSDDHHDEPPVQQNGGLESEPLPIQEPETVPTPEPQSESNSESQQETEADSDPKLNASTGETSIRSNDDSATQETVYPELRKDQGNRTFTMRELLNGLKTDQGNDSTANDTSSLYSQETPHQEGTDQNNAAMDLINSVTGVDEEGRSRQRVLTFAAKRYASAIERDPEDYDALYNWALVLQESADNVSPDATSPSKDALLEEACRKYDEATRLCPTLHDAFYNWAIAISDRAKMRGRTKEAEELWKQATKNYEKAVQLNWNSPQALNNWGLALQELSAIVPAREKQTIVRTAISKFRAAIQLQFDFHRAIYNLGTVLYGLAEDTLRTGGSGNPKDVSPNELYSQSAIYIAAAHALKPNYGVYSSALRLVRSMLPLPYLKVGYLTAPPAGNPIAPHNEWKRSQFVLNHEGLQQISVGDQRQGSGLSGMSGDAAKMDKKAIRVDVPDIVSVSACADLTLPPGAGLCIDTVQGTVFLVADSWESLDGWLDGIRLVYTIYARNKSDVLAGIIA; translated from the exons ATGTCCGACGACCACCACGATGAACCACCGGTTCAGCAGAACGGAGGCCTGGAATCTGAGCCACTGCCAATTCAAGAACCTGAAACTGTACCAACACCGGAGCCACAATCTGAATCAAATTCGGAGTCGCAACAAGAAACGGAAGCTGATTCAGATCCGAAATTGAACGCATCCACCGGAGAAACCTCGATCCGATCCAATGATGACTCCGCCACACAAGAGACTGTTTATCCTGAGCTGCGTAAGGACCAAGGGAATCGAACATTCACCATGAGAGAGTTGCTTAATGGTCTCAAAACTGATCAGGGGAACGATTCTACCGCTAATGATACATCATCTCTTTACag TCAAGAAACTCCTCATCAAGAAGGCACAGATCAGAACAATGCTGCAATGGACTTGATTAATAGCGTCACGGGTGTTGATGAAGAAGGTCGTTCACGCCAAAGAGTTCTTACATTTGCTGCCAAGAG GTATGCAAGTGCAATAGAGAGAGATCCAGAAGATTACGATGCACTGTACAATTGGGCATTGGTTCTTCAG GAAAGTGCTGATAATGTTAGTCCAGATGCTACCTCACCTTCTAAAGATGCTTTACTTGAGGAAGCTTGTAGAAAATATGATGAAGCTACTCGCCTTTGCCCAACACTTCATGAT GCCTTTTATAATTGGGCCATAGCAATATCTGATAGAGCAAAAATGCGTGGCCGTACAAAGGAAGCTGAAGAGTTATGGAAACAG GCTACAAAAAACTATGAAAAGGCTGTCCAGCTTAATTGGAACAGCCCACAG GCACTTAATAACTGGGGACTTGCTCTGCAG gaaCTGAGTGCAATCGTGCCTGCAAGAGAAAAGCAAACGATTGTAAGAACTGCCATTAGTAAG TTCCGTGCAGCTATTCAATTGCAATTTGATTTCCACCGAGCAATTTACAACCTTGGAACTGTTCTG TACGGATTAGCAGAGGACACTCTAAGAACCGGGGGATCTGGCAATCCCAAAGATGTTTCTCCAAATGAGTTGTACAGCCAATCTGCTATATACATTGCAGCTGCTCATGCATTGAAACCAAATTACGGT GTTTATAGTAGTGCCTTACGGCTTGTGCGCTCCATG CTTCCTTTACCCTATCTTAAAGTTGGGTATCTAACTGCACCACCCGCGGGGAATCCCATTGCACCTCATAATGAGTGGAAACGCTCACAATTTGTTTTGAATCACGAAGGCCTTCAACAG ATTAGCGTAGGTGATCAAAGACAAGGATCAGGCTTGTCTGGTATGTCAGGCGATGCAGCCAAGATGGACAAAAAAGCTATCAGAGTTGATGTTCCAGATATTGTTTCTGTATCAGCTTGTGCTGATCTGACTTTACCACCCGGTGCAGGCCTCTGCATCGATACAGTTCAGGGAACTGTCTTTTTG GTTGCTGACTCTTGGGAATCCCTCGACGGGTGGCTCGACGGGATCCGCCTAGTTTACACAATCTACGCACGGAATAAGAGTGATGTACTAGCAGGTATTATAGCATAA
- the LOC115717094 gene encoding metal-nicotianamine transporter YSL1 — MKKMEKKEHGDFEDELEENLEEIMELESDELGSNESWRKQITCRGVIASVVIGTIYSIIAMKLNLTTGMVPHFNVSAALLAFIFIRTWTQLLQRFGYQSKPFTRQENTIIQTCSVACYSIAVGGGFASYLLGLNKKTYELSGVHNEGNSINSTKEPGLGWMVAFLFLVCFVGLFVLIPLRKIMIVDLKLTYPSGLATAVLINGFHTRGDKMAKKQVHGFLKYFSWSFVWGLFKWFYSANEEECGFSQFPTFGLQAWKNTFFFDFSTTYVGAGMICSHLVNLSLLLGAVISYGVMWPLIGKLKGDWFPQSLSESDMKSLYGYKAFLSVSLILGDGLYNFVKILASTIINMHQTFKDKNNPETRENKKKSGKAVEEKQNQIFLGETIPLWIAITGYVILSSISTIVIPIMFPQLKWYYVVVSYLLAPSLAFCNAYGTGLTDINMAYNYGKIALFILAAITGKQNGVVAALAGCGLIKSVVSVACILMQDFKTGHLTLTSPRAMFASQVIGTALGCIIAPLSFFLFYKAFDVGNPKGEFKAPYALIYRNMAILGVQGFSALPRHCLQLCWGFFGFAVGVNLVRDLSPVKIGKWMPLPMVMGVPFLVGAYFAIDMCVGTLIVFVWEKIDAKKAELMAPAVASGLICGEGMWILPASVLALAKVKPPICMKFLSS; from the exons ATGAAGAAGATGGAAAAGAAGGAGCATGGTGATTTTGAAGATGAGTTAGAAGAAAATTTAGAAGAAATAATGGAATTAGAAAGTGATGAGTTGGGAAGTAATGAATCATGGAGAAAACAAATAACATGTAGAGGAGTAATAGCAAGTGTTGTGATTGGTACAATTTATAGTATCATAGCTATGAAACTTAACCTCACAACTGGTATGGTTCCTCATTTCAATGTCTCTGCTGCTTTACTTGCTTTTATCTTCATCAGAACATGGACACAACTTCTTCAAAGATTTGGTTACCAATCTAAGCCTTTTACTAGACAAGAGAATACCATTATTCAAACTTGTTCAGTTGCTTGTTATAGCATAGCTGTTGGAG GTGGATTTGCATCGTATTTATTAGGGTTAAACAAAAAAACATATGAATTATCAGGAGTACACAATGAAGGAAACTCTATTAATAGTACTAAAGAACCTGGCTTAGGTTGGATGGTTGCTTTTCTTTTCTTGGTTTGCTTTGTTGGTCTTTTTGTTCTAATTCCTCTAAGAAAG ATAATGATAGTGGATCTGAAGTTGACTTACCCAAGTGGATTAGCAACTGCTGTTTTAATTAATGGTTTCCATACTCGTGGGGATAAAATGGCCAA GAAACAAGTACATGGtttcttgaagtatttttcatggAGTTTTGTTTGGGGACTATTCAAGTGGTTTTATAGTGCaaatgaagaagaatgtggGTTCTCACAATTTCCTACTTTTGGCTTACAAGCTTGGAAAAACAC gtttttctttgatttcagcaCAACATATGTGGGAGCAGGAATGATATGTTCTCACTTAGTAAACCTATCATTGCTTCTTGGAGCTGTGATTTCATATGGTGTAATGTGGCCACTTATTGGCAAACTTAAAGGAGATTGGTTCCCTCAAAGTTTAAGTGAAAGTGATATGAAGAGTCTTTATGGTTACAAG GCTTTTCTATCTGTATCTCTCATTTTAGGTGATGGGCTTTACAATTTTGTCAAGATACTTGCTTCtacaatcatcaatatgcatCAAACATTCAAAGACAAAAATAATCCAG AAACAAGAGAGAACAAGAAAAAGTCAGGAAAAGCAGTAGAAGAAAAGCAAAACCAAATCTTCTTAGGAGAAACAATTCCACTATGGATAGCCATAACAGGATACGTAATCCTCTCCTCAATCTCCACAATCGTAATCCCAATCATGTTCCCACAGCTCAAATGGTACTACGTCGTCGTTTCATACCTCTTAGCTCCATCTCTCGCCTTCTGCAACGCTTACGGAACAGGCTTAACTGACATAAACATGGCTTACAACTACGGCAAGATCGCACTCTTCATCCTCGCCGCCATAACCGGAAAGCAAAACGGCGTCGTAGCAGCCCTAGCAGGATGCGGATTAATCAAATCTGTAGTCTCAGTCGCATGTATTCTAATGCAAGATTTCAAAACAGGACATCTAACCTTAACTTCTCCACGAGCGATGTTCGCTAGCCAAGTCATCGGAACCGCCTTAGGTTGTATAATCGCTCCTCTGAGTTTTTTCCTCTTTTACAAAGCCTTCGATGTTGGAAACCCTAAGGGAGAATTCAAAGCTCCTTACGCCTTGATCTATAGAAATATGGCGATTCTTGGAGTCCAAGGGTTTTCTGCTCTGCCGCGTCATTGTTTGCAATTGTGTTGGGGCTTTTTTGGGTTTGCTGTTGGTGTTAATTTGGTTAGGGATCTTTCGCCGGTGAAGATTGGAAAATGGATGCCTCTTCCTATGGTGATGGGAGTTCCGTTCTTGGTTGGAGCTTATTTCGCCATTGATATGTGTGTGGGGACCTTGATTGTGTTCGTGTGGGAGAAGATTGATGCGAAGAAGGCGGAGCTTATGGCGCCGGCGGTGGCTTCTGGTTTGATCTGTGGAGAAGGGATGTGGATTTTGCCGGCTTCGGTTCTTGCCTTGGCCAAGGTGAAGCCACCTATTTGTATGAAGTTTTTGAGCTCTTAA